A portion of the Ascochyta rabiei chromosome 13, complete sequence genome contains these proteins:
- a CDS encoding Protein SABRE, variant 2: MALPTLQFLAGLLLLLYLLSFVLFAFIRVVTGVSIQRLGYSGLRRIAFTPRDGLRIEIRGLGFSLHRPTFAQPTWVSIRLTELKVTLDLRALGEKPTSKAVGSNPSNPSTGSTHKPKTAANTPDVLVQDNDHHRPEHHRRSLTWKRLTDAKEKIKRLHRNIHYICLVDLLASSTTVVVLDVGAVQVGDLSLAVDTRRKTVDRSRLFNHHNLHSTQEQRPAEWHLTLRSVLFTPEGGESTELLDHCALNIHGFLKKELEGLRDASIALKLGRLSIPYDDVKLCIQRAKKRKPATARDQNDTDTSQPDVSLTDVIEELDHPESREDSILQTVSDSREFASSILRGIHEFQFAISFVGLTKQIRPSRKTEPDVYLNLAMKEVGMDLLRLDPRSPAHLMYFSPNDIAHQALLAAISISVGIDDGSGHPERLLYVPMATTTLNTTLPSKTIQFSSDKDSAERNTNILFANLVITSPSLDLDPKHLPLLLSIFNTYETRRRPQKTRNSRRYLVRRLLPKANIKISIHEPVIRVTLPPMDPDRRGTDDFDLLISASSSLSLDVESSHAADGELHYALLSTFRMNAQQLYYQTAAIEKHSLLLTDYLEFKMQLSASPDVTVELRGMAQTFSFYLVRPEISEGLRQIVTHLQKDRRKKHGAPKKKGINFLRKPPPWLSYVHLQGSDFNIEVAGVDEAVSKHSRGAAVHLDSCTAEYKHSRDEESDLRPVRRRAPSRTINRDEHLLRPPTSPSPKPLKKPSGNATDGRRLALHFSGLEGFVIEAADQWEQDPSLSLPRMEVAFSTTSDKQGPIFHIHSFSQRLYVRYSLYRHFAMGMAMQVLRRSFVVPQEPTPFDEPMSPMSPVLSPTHLAVPSLDGDVLGPMGGDGPEIVTVDFKAQFIQIKADMPSDPPLMLQVYGVEAGQHRWQPPFLRSRLLRLYAENPNVKRVWSRIVSVKSLRLDYRQTKRRYGHTVTDDKSIDIATDAIRIAVPHQLVVHKIFDNITNTTKVAKQMHHRFKTGTNEYVLDKAPEGPKHVPKISLRSRAVLLELEDSSFEWKLGTIYRIGLMEQKQRLAREQAFELKVKKLQQQDELRSGGSRHRARSAHNGQQGHRGRNKSKGREKSSRFHRRTKSADSSDLDSLDGDRPMRYNKDGFSDLSGSCRTSVEDALEKLKVLNAQTWRKRIDHALATQNRSMHDIRSMFWGLDELPDDFEQKETILSIPQRPALVAFAVSDLNITVDKPSFPMSEYPKFLQRVGKGMPTDMQYSLLIPMHVQINAGEAKLHLRDYPLPLVHIPSIGNVGSSRLPSLSLRTDFVIAEEFRDVESSRVSRVVVVPKEETLSGELSGGFAVDVRRTVAPVKTYSDMNVDINSAYPTRITWGTSYQPAIQDMMQIIENFTKPAVDPSERVGFWDKIRLTFHSRINISWKGDGDVHLILKGSRDPYMVTGHGAGFVMCWQDDVRLTLAEDEDPRNFMVVKSGSYVLAIPDLGHYARNESDAESSRPESASSLASRRQLAVFKKTVMKLNGNVRWGVGLVFERNLDSGGRSFDFIPHYNVALKNPKYAKPSNGKVGLQCVTPGAALTTTRGTMLSEASAVTTSTCPSPSPHHMIVSGQCRTRMHPKHTTVFTSPLASSPNFTTGGICSQAPCRCLCDRASYGPALRSLARSLADIWQRSSITCSCRRCT; encoded by the exons ATGGCCCTGCCCACGCTGCAGTTTCTGGCCgggctcctgctcctgctgtACCTGCTGAGCTTCGTCCTCTTCGCCTTCATCCGCGTCGTCACCGGCGTGTCCATCCAGCGATTGGGCTACTCGGGCCTGCGCCGCATCGCCTTCACCCCCAGGGACGGCCTGCGCATCGAGATCCGTGGCCTTGGCTTCTCCCTCCACCGCCCCACCTTCGCCCAGCCCACATGGGTCAGCATCAGATTGACCGAGCTCAAGGTCACCCTCGACCTCCGCGCCCTGGGCGAGAAGCCTACGAGCAAGGCCGTAGGCTCGAATCCCTCGAATCCCTCGACTGGCTCCACCCACAAGCCCAAAACCGCCGCCAACACGCCAGACGTGCTTGTCCAAGACAACGACCACCACCGCCCCGAGCACCACCGGCGGAGCTTGACGTGGAAGCGCTTAACCGACGCAAAGGAGAAGATCAAGCGCCTGCACCGCAACATCCACTACATCTGTCTGGTCGACCTGCTGGCCTCCTCCACCACCGTCGTGGTCCTCGATGTCGGCGCTGTCCAGGTGGGCGACCTGTCTCTGGCTGTCGACACCAGGCGCAAGACGGTCGACCGCAGCCGCCTCTTCAATCACCACAACCTCCATTCCACCCAGGAGCAACGGCCGGCCGAGTGGCACCTGACCCTGCGCAGCGTCCTGTTCACGCCAGAAGGAGGCGAGTCCACCGAGCTGCTCGATCACTGCGCCCTGAACATCCACGGCTTTCTCAAGAAGGAGCTCGAGGGCCTACGAGACGCGTCCATTGCGCTCAAGCTGGGACGCTTGAGCATCCCCTACGACGATGTCAAGCTGTGCATCCAACGCGCCAAGAAGCGCAAGCCAGCCACCGCGCGAGACCAAAACGACACCGACACCAGCCAGCCAGATGTCTCGCTCACCGACGTGATCGAGGAGCTCGATCACCCGGAAAGTCGAGAGGACAGCATCTTGCAGACCGTATCCGATTCGAGAGAGTTTGCTAGCTCGATCCTGCGCGGAATCCACGAGTTTCAGTTCGCCATCAGTTTCGTCGGCCTCACCAAGCAGATCAGACCGAGTCGCAAAACCGAACCAGACGTCTACCTCAACCTCGCCATGAAGGAAGTGGGCATGGACCTTCTGCGACTGGACCCTCGAAGTCCCGCTCACCTCATGTACTTTTCCCCAAACGACATAGCACACCAAGCCCTGTTGGCCGCCATCTCCATCTCCGTCGGTATCGACGATGGCTCTGGCCACCCTGAGCGCCTCCTTTACGTTCCCATGGCCACGACCACGCTGAACACGACTCTCCCCTCCAAAACCATACAATTCTCCAGCGACAAAGACAGCGCCGAGCgcaacaccaacattctTTTCGCTAATCTTGTCATTACTTCTCCCTCGCTGGATCTGGATCCCAAGCACCTGCCATTACTATTGTCCATCTTCAACACCTACGAGACACGCCGGAGACCACAGAAGACGCGGAACAGCAGGCGATACCTCGTTCGACGTCTGCTGCCCAAAGCGAACATCAAAATCTCCATTCACGAACCCGTCATAAGAGTGACCTTGCCTCCCATGGATCCTGATCGACGAGGGACGGACGACTTTGATCTGCTCATCTCTGCATCCTCGTCCTTGTCCTTGGATGTGGAGTCGTCGCACGCCGCCGATGGCGAGCTTCACTACGCTCTCCTCTCGACCTTCCGTATGAACGCGCAGCAGCTGTACTACCAGACCGCAGCGATTGAGAAACATAGCTTGCTTCTGACAGACTACCTTGAGTTCAAAATGCAATTGAGCGCCTCACCTGATGTCACGGTCGAATTGCGTGGCATGGCGCAAACCTTTTCTTTCTATCTCGTTCGTCCAGAGATCAGCGAGGGCCTACGGCAGATCGTCACCCATCTCCAGAAAGATAGACGCAAAAAGCACGGCGCCccgaagaagaagggcatCAACTTCCTCCGCAAGCCGCCGCCTTGGCTTTCTTACGTACACCTGCAAGGCTCAGACTTCAACATCGAAGTTGCTGGCGTCGACGAAGCTGTATCGAAGCACAGTCGTGGAGCTGCAGTGCACCTTGACTCTTGCACGGCCGAGTACAAGCACAGTCGAGACGAAGAAAGCGACCTTAGGCCAGTGCGCCGGCGTGCACCGAGCCGAACCATCAATCGAGACGAGCACCTTCTCCGTCCACCGACATCACCCTCGCCAAAGCCGCTCAAGAAGCCTTCTGGCAACGCAACGGATGGAAGACGACTTGCACTTCACTTCTCTGGACTGGAAGGCTTTGTCATCGAGGCTGCCGATCAGTGGGAGCAGGACCCCTCTTTATCATTACCGCGCATGGAAGTGGCGTTCAGCACGACGTCCGACAAACAAGGCCCCATCTTCCACATCCACTCGTTCTCACAGCGCTTGTATGTACGGTACTCCCTGTATCGCCACTTTGCCATGGGCATGGCTATGCAAGTGTTGAGACGCTCGTTTGTCGTGCCCCAGGAGCCTACTCCTTTCGATGAGCCCATGTCACCCATGTCGCCCGTCTTATCGCCTACCCATCTCGCAGTGCCATCGCTCGACGGTGATGTCCTGGGTCCTATGGGTGGTGATGGCCCCGAGATTGTCACAGTCGATTTCAAGGCCCAGTTCATCCAAATCAAGGCCGACATGCCATCCGATCCGCCGCTTATGCTTCAAGTCTATGGTGTCGAGGCTGGCCAGCACCGTTGGCAGCCTCCGTTCTTGCGATCACGCCTTCTCCGGCTCTACGCTGAGAACCCCAACGTCAAACGCGTCTGGAGCCGTATTGTCAGCGTCAAGTCACTGCGCTTGGACTACCGGCAGACCAAGCGCAGGTACGGCCACACGGTCACCGACGACAAGTCGATCGATATCGCTACAGACGCCATTCGAATCGCGGTACCGCATCAGTTGGTCGTGCACAAGATCTTTGATAACATCACAAACACAACCAAGGTTGCTAAACAGATGCATCATCGATTCAAGACAGGCACAAACGAGTACGTGCTGGATAAAGCACCAGAGGGCCCAAAGCATGTGCCGAAGATCTCACTCCGAAGTCGCGCTGTCTTACTCGAGCTCGAGGACAGCTCTTTTGAGTGGAAGCTGGGAACCATCTACCGCATTGGACTCATGGAGCAGAAGCAACGACTTGCACGTGAACAAGCTTTTGAGCTCAAGGTCAAAAAGTTGCAGCAGCAGGATGAGCTGCGAAGTGGTGGGTCCCGCCATCGTGCTAGGTCTGCTCACAATGGTCAACAGGGACATCGTGGACGGAACAAGTCCAAGGGTAGGGAGAAGAGTTCCCGATTTCATCGCCGTACCAAGAGTGCAGATTCGAGCGACCTGGACTCTCTCGACGGTGATCGTCCCATGCGCTACAACAAAGACGGTTTCAGTGACTTGAGCGGCTCTTGTCGAACATCTGTCGAGGACGCTCTCGAAAAGTTGAAGGTCCTCAACGCTCAGACCTGGAGGAAGCGCATCGATCACGCACTGGCAACGCAGAACCGCTCAATGCATGACATCCGCTCCATGTTCTGGGGTTTGGACGAGCTGCCAGACGATTTCGAACAGAAAGAGACCATCCTTTCCATCCCTCAGCGGCCCGCGCTCGTGGCTTTTGCAGTCAGCGACCTCAACATCACTGTCGACAAACCCTCATTCCCCATGTCGGAGTACCCCAAGTTTCTCCAGCGTGTCGGCAAAGGCATGCCGACAGACATGCAGTACTCTTTGCTCATTCCTATGCACGTCCAGATCAATGCTGGCGAAGCCAAGCTTCACCTTCGAGACTACCCACTGCCACTTGTACATATTCCGTCGATAGGGAATGTGGGGTCTTCACGTTTGCCTAGTCTGTCATTGCGGACCGACTTTGTCATCGCCGAAGAATTTAGAGATGTAGAGTCTTCGCGGGTGAGTAGAGTGGTCGTTGTGCCCAAGGAAGAGACTCTTTCTGGTGAGCTTTCAGGTGGCTTTGCAGTCGACGTTCGCCGCACGGTAGCGCCGGTCAAGACCTACTCGGATATGAACGTTGACATCAACTCGGCGTATCCGACAAGGATCACCTGGGGCACTTCGTACCAGCCGGCCATTCAAGACATGATGCAAATCATTGAGAACTTCACCAAGCCGGCTGTTGACCCATCCGAGCGTGTGGGTTTTTGGGACAAGATCAGGTTGACCTTCCACTCACGTATCAATATCTCGTGGAAGGGCGACGGCGATGTCCATCTTATCCTCAAAG GTTCTCGTGATCCATACATGGTAACTGGCCACGGCGCTGGTTTCGTCATGTGCTGGCAAGACGATGTCAGGCTCACTCTCGCAGAAGACGAAGATCCACGCAACTTCATGGTCGTGAAGAGTGGAAGTTACGTTCTCGCCATACCCGATCTGGGTCATTATGCGCGCAATGAATCCGACGCAGAAAGCAGTCGTCCTGAGAGCGCGTCTAGTCTCGCAAGTCGTAGGCAGCTTGCTGTGTTCAAGAAGACCGTCATGAAGCTTAACGGCAATGTTCGATGGGGTGTAGGATTGGTGTTTGAGCGCAACCTGGACAGTGGTGGTCGTTCGTTCGACTTCATCCCTCATTACAACGTGGCGCTCAAGAACCCCAAATACGCGAAGCCATCGAACGGAAAGGTAGGTTTGCAATGTGTAACACCTGGTGCAGCCCTGACAACGACCAGGGGTACGATGCTTTCCGAGGCTTCCGCAGTCACCACATCCACATgtccatcgccatcgccgcaCCATATGATCGTGAGTGGTCAGTGTCGAACCAGGATGCATCCAAAACATACAACAGTGTTCACCTCACCCCTCGCTTCTTCACCCAATTTTACAACTGGTGGGATATGTTCTCAGGCGCCATGTCGCTGCCTGTGCGACAGGGCAAGCTATGGCCCGGCGTTGAGAAGTCTAGCAAGAAGTTTGGCCGACATCTGGCAACGATCAAGTATAACCTGCTCTTGTCGCCGTTGTACATGA